From Acinonyx jubatus isolate Ajub_Pintada_27869175 chromosome B2, VMU_Ajub_asm_v1.0, whole genome shotgun sequence, a single genomic window includes:
- the KIFC1 gene encoding kinesin-like protein KIFC1 isoform X1, whose amino-acid sequence MEPQRSPLLEVRGNIQLKRPPVKAPSRLPLPGTRFKRGPDQMEDALEPEKKRTRGLDTVAKIATSRPRAPALTTVPQTQGQTTAPKVPKKTGPRCSTAVATALKNQKPGPAAPAQKPGAAAPVLGGRKPTKRPAWDLKGQLCDLNAELKCCRERTQTLDQENQQLQDQLREAQQQAKSLGAECRTLEGELARAQAQAEQGQQELGNLRARVLELEEQLGTQQGLVQELQKEQLGLQEERRGLAARLEEQERRLQASEAALSGSQAEVASLRQEATTQAALLVEQGERLHGLEMERRRLHNQLQELKGNIRVFCRVRPVLPGEPTPPPGFLLFPSGPGGPSDPPTRLSLSRSDERRGTLSGAPAPPTRHDFSFDRVFPPGSGQDEVFEEIAMLIQSALDGYPVCIFAYGQTGSGKTFTMEGGPGGDPQVEGLIPRALRHLFSVAQELGGQGWTYSFVASYVEIYNETVRDLLATGTRKGQGGECEIRRAGPGSEELTVTNARYVSVSCEKEVEALLHLAHQNRAVARTAQNERSSRSHSVFQLQISGEHAGRGLQCGAPLSLVDLAGSERLDPGLTLGPGERERLRETQAINSSLSTLGLVIMALSNKESHVPYRNSKLTYLLQNSLGGSAKMLMFVNISPLEENVSESLNSLRFASKVNQCVIGTAQANRK is encoded by the exons ATGGAGCCGCAG AGGTCCCCCTTGTTGGAAGTGAGGGGGAACATACAGCTAAAAAGACCCCCGGTCAAGGCTCCTTCTCGGCTGCCTCTTCCGGGAACCAGGTTTAAGAGGGGGCCTGACCAGATGGAGGATGCCTTGGAGCCTGAGAAG AAAAGGACACGAGGCCTGGACACAGTGGCCAAAATTGCCACATCCCGCCCCAGAGCACCAGCCCTCACCACAGTGCCACAGACACAAGGCCAGACCACAG CTCCAAAAGTTCCCAAGAAGACAGGACCCCGATGTTCCACAGCTGTTGCCACAG CGCTGAAGAATCAGAAACCAGGCCCTGCTGCTCCTGCCCAGAAGCCTGGAG CGGCTGCTCCCGTGCTGGGAGGGAGGAAACCCACCAAACGTCCGGCCTGGGACTTAAAGGGTCAGTTATGTGACCTAAATGCAGAGCTGAAATGCTGTCGTGAGAGGACTCAGACATTGGACCAGGAGAACCAACAGCTACAGGACCAGCTCCGGGAGGCCCAACAACAGGCCAAGTCCCTGGGGGCAGAATGCAGGACACTGGAAGGGGAGTTGGCCAGGGCGCAGGCCCAGGCCGAGCAGGGCCAACAGGAATTGGGGAACCTAAGGGCCCGTGTCCTGGAGCTAGAAGAGCAGCTGGGCACACAGCAGGGCTTGGTGCAAGAGCTCCAGAAAGAACAGTTGGGGTTGCAGGAGGAGCGAAGGGGACTGGCTGCCCGGCTGGAGGAGCAGGAG AGGAGGCTACAGGCGTCAGAAGCAGCTCTGTCAGGCAGCCAAGCAGAGGTGGCGTCTCTGCGCCAGGAGGCTACAACCCAGGCGGCCTTACTAGTGGAGCAAGGAGAACGTCTCCATGGGCTAGAGATGGAGCGCCGGCGATTACACAATCAGCTACAGGAACTCAAAGGCAATATCCGTGTGTTCTGCCGGGTCCGCCCTGTCCTTCCAGGggagcccaccccaccccctggcttCCTCCTGTTTCCCTCTGGCCCTGGTGGGCCCTCTGATCCTCCAACCCGCCTCAGCCTCTCCCGATCTGACGAGCGTCGTGGGACCCTGAGTGGGGCGCcggccccccccacccgccatgACTTCTCCTTTGACCGGGTCTTCCCACCAGGGAGTGGACAGGACGAAGTGTTTGAGGAGATTGCCATGCTTATCCAGTCAGCCCTGGATGGCTACCCAGTATGCATCTTTGCCTACGGCCAGACAGGCAGTGGCAAGACCTTCACGATGGAGGGTGGGCCTGGGGGAGACCCCCAGGTGGAGGGGCTGATCCCTCGGGCCCTGCGGCATCTCTTCTCCGTGGCCCAGGAGCTGGGCGGCCAGGGCTGGACCTACAGCTTTGTGGCAAGCTATGTAGAGATCTATAATGAGACTGTCCGAGACCTGCTGGCCACCGGGACCCGGAAGGGCCAGGGCGGCGAGTGTGAGATTCGCCGGGCAGGGCCAGGAAGCGAGGAGCTTACTGTCACCAATGCCCGATATGTTTCTGTCTCCTGTGAGAAAGAG GTGGAGGCCCTGCTCCATCTGGCCCACCAGAACCGGGCTGTGGCCCGCACAGCCCAGAATGAGCGATCATCACGCAGTCACAGTGTGTTCCAGCTGCAGATCTCTGGGGAGCACGCTGGGCGAGGCCTGCAATGTGGGGCCCCCCTCAGCCTTGTGGACCTGGCTGGGAGTGAGCGGCTAGACCCCGGCTTAACCCTTGGCCCTGGGGAGCGGGAACGCCTTCGGGAAACCCAAGCCATTAACAGCAGCCTGTCTACCCTGGGGCTGGTCATCATGGCCTTGAGCAACAAG GAGTCCCATGTGCCTTACCGGAACAGCAAGCTCACCTACCTGCTGCAGAACTCTCTGGGTGGCAGCGCTAAGAT gCTCATGTTTGTGAACATTTCCCCTCTGGAAGAGAACGTGTCCGAGTCCCTCAACTCCCTACGCTTTGCCTCCAAG GTGAACCAGTGTGTTATTGGTACGGCCCAGGCTAACAGGAAATGA
- the KIFC1 gene encoding kinesin-like protein KIFC1 isoform X2, whose translation MEDALEPEKKRTRGLDTVAKIATSRPRAPALTTVPQTQGQTTAPKVPKKTGPRCSTAVATALKNQKPGPAAPAQKPGAAAPVLGGRKPTKRPAWDLKGQLCDLNAELKCCRERTQTLDQENQQLQDQLREAQQQAKSLGAECRTLEGELARAQAQAEQGQQELGNLRARVLELEEQLGTQQGLVQELQKEQLGLQEERRGLAARLEEQERRLQASEAALSGSQAEVASLRQEATTQAALLVEQGERLHGLEMERRRLHNQLQELKGNIRVFCRVRPVLPGEPTPPPGFLLFPSGPGGPSDPPTRLSLSRSDERRGTLSGAPAPPTRHDFSFDRVFPPGSGQDEVFEEIAMLIQSALDGYPVCIFAYGQTGSGKTFTMEGGPGGDPQVEGLIPRALRHLFSVAQELGGQGWTYSFVASYVEIYNETVRDLLATGTRKGQGGECEIRRAGPGSEELTVTNARYVSVSCEKEVEALLHLAHQNRAVARTAQNERSSRSHSVFQLQISGEHAGRGLQCGAPLSLVDLAGSERLDPGLTLGPGERERLRETQAINSSLSTLGLVIMALSNKESHVPYRNSKLTYLLQNSLGGSAKMLMFVNISPLEENVSESLNSLRFASKVNQCVIGTAQANRK comes from the exons ATGGAGGATGCCTTGGAGCCTGAGAAG AAAAGGACACGAGGCCTGGACACAGTGGCCAAAATTGCCACATCCCGCCCCAGAGCACCAGCCCTCACCACAGTGCCACAGACACAAGGCCAGACCACAG CTCCAAAAGTTCCCAAGAAGACAGGACCCCGATGTTCCACAGCTGTTGCCACAG CGCTGAAGAATCAGAAACCAGGCCCTGCTGCTCCTGCCCAGAAGCCTGGAG CGGCTGCTCCCGTGCTGGGAGGGAGGAAACCCACCAAACGTCCGGCCTGGGACTTAAAGGGTCAGTTATGTGACCTAAATGCAGAGCTGAAATGCTGTCGTGAGAGGACTCAGACATTGGACCAGGAGAACCAACAGCTACAGGACCAGCTCCGGGAGGCCCAACAACAGGCCAAGTCCCTGGGGGCAGAATGCAGGACACTGGAAGGGGAGTTGGCCAGGGCGCAGGCCCAGGCCGAGCAGGGCCAACAGGAATTGGGGAACCTAAGGGCCCGTGTCCTGGAGCTAGAAGAGCAGCTGGGCACACAGCAGGGCTTGGTGCAAGAGCTCCAGAAAGAACAGTTGGGGTTGCAGGAGGAGCGAAGGGGACTGGCTGCCCGGCTGGAGGAGCAGGAG AGGAGGCTACAGGCGTCAGAAGCAGCTCTGTCAGGCAGCCAAGCAGAGGTGGCGTCTCTGCGCCAGGAGGCTACAACCCAGGCGGCCTTACTAGTGGAGCAAGGAGAACGTCTCCATGGGCTAGAGATGGAGCGCCGGCGATTACACAATCAGCTACAGGAACTCAAAGGCAATATCCGTGTGTTCTGCCGGGTCCGCCCTGTCCTTCCAGGggagcccaccccaccccctggcttCCTCCTGTTTCCCTCTGGCCCTGGTGGGCCCTCTGATCCTCCAACCCGCCTCAGCCTCTCCCGATCTGACGAGCGTCGTGGGACCCTGAGTGGGGCGCcggccccccccacccgccatgACTTCTCCTTTGACCGGGTCTTCCCACCAGGGAGTGGACAGGACGAAGTGTTTGAGGAGATTGCCATGCTTATCCAGTCAGCCCTGGATGGCTACCCAGTATGCATCTTTGCCTACGGCCAGACAGGCAGTGGCAAGACCTTCACGATGGAGGGTGGGCCTGGGGGAGACCCCCAGGTGGAGGGGCTGATCCCTCGGGCCCTGCGGCATCTCTTCTCCGTGGCCCAGGAGCTGGGCGGCCAGGGCTGGACCTACAGCTTTGTGGCAAGCTATGTAGAGATCTATAATGAGACTGTCCGAGACCTGCTGGCCACCGGGACCCGGAAGGGCCAGGGCGGCGAGTGTGAGATTCGCCGGGCAGGGCCAGGAAGCGAGGAGCTTACTGTCACCAATGCCCGATATGTTTCTGTCTCCTGTGAGAAAGAG GTGGAGGCCCTGCTCCATCTGGCCCACCAGAACCGGGCTGTGGCCCGCACAGCCCAGAATGAGCGATCATCACGCAGTCACAGTGTGTTCCAGCTGCAGATCTCTGGGGAGCACGCTGGGCGAGGCCTGCAATGTGGGGCCCCCCTCAGCCTTGTGGACCTGGCTGGGAGTGAGCGGCTAGACCCCGGCTTAACCCTTGGCCCTGGGGAGCGGGAACGCCTTCGGGAAACCCAAGCCATTAACAGCAGCCTGTCTACCCTGGGGCTGGTCATCATGGCCTTGAGCAACAAG GAGTCCCATGTGCCTTACCGGAACAGCAAGCTCACCTACCTGCTGCAGAACTCTCTGGGTGGCAGCGCTAAGAT gCTCATGTTTGTGAACATTTCCCCTCTGGAAGAGAACGTGTCCGAGTCCCTCAACTCCCTACGCTTTGCCTCCAAG GTGAACCAGTGTGTTATTGGTACGGCCCAGGCTAACAGGAAATGA